A DNA window from Fuerstiella sp. contains the following coding sequences:
- a CDS encoding beta-ketoacyl-ACP synthase II, whose product MQRVFVSGIGMTTCLGNDRRTNWNHLINGSCGLDTLQVHDTTDLDVTIGGEVRDIDLTRVNVNDLVNSKRMDRATQFSVFAAHEALEDAGLPTSDIGENASVILGAGLAGLETYEFQHERMLSRGPSRVSPFTIPMLMPNAPPACVSLAFGIHGSCHTCSSACSSSGHAMIDALEVLRQGNADFVITGGTEASLTRLGIASFVRMKAMCRDSNDSPKTSMRPFDISRAGFVMAEGASILIFENEDHLRKRGGRAWAEVLSGKATSDAFHLVQPDPAGRKAIIAIDSALEAAALNAADIADCTYVNAHGTSTKYNDAMETAALNRVFGDDAGKLRISSTKSMTGHMIGAACAVEMSVSALALTTGILPPTINYCTPDPDCNLNYIANESVEADVRYAVNNSFGFGGHNVSLVIGRVDDPELQRTDDV is encoded by the coding sequence ATGCAGCGGGTTTTTGTTTCCGGAATCGGAATGACAACGTGTCTTGGCAACGATCGAAGGACGAACTGGAATCATTTAATTAATGGCAGTTGTGGCCTGGATACTCTCCAAGTCCACGACACCACCGACCTGGACGTCACTATCGGTGGTGAAGTCCGTGACATTGACCTGACACGCGTGAACGTGAATGACCTGGTCAACAGTAAACGTATGGATCGGGCAACGCAGTTTTCTGTCTTCGCTGCACACGAAGCACTGGAAGACGCCGGTCTGCCAACGTCAGACATCGGTGAGAACGCATCAGTGATCCTGGGTGCCGGACTGGCAGGTCTTGAGACTTATGAATTTCAACATGAGCGGATGCTGTCACGCGGCCCTTCGCGCGTCAGCCCCTTTACAATTCCGATGCTGATGCCCAATGCACCACCGGCATGTGTGAGTCTGGCATTCGGTATTCACGGGTCCTGCCATACGTGCAGCAGTGCATGTTCATCCTCCGGACACGCGATGATCGACGCCCTCGAAGTGCTCAGACAGGGCAATGCCGACTTCGTCATTACCGGAGGAACAGAAGCCTCTCTCACACGGCTCGGAATAGCCTCGTTTGTACGCATGAAAGCAATGTGCCGCGACAGCAACGACAGCCCAAAAACTTCAATGAGGCCATTTGATATCAGTCGTGCAGGATTTGTAATGGCCGAAGGGGCATCCATCCTCATATTCGAAAATGAGGACCACCTCAGAAAACGTGGTGGCCGGGCGTGGGCAGAAGTCCTCAGCGGAAAAGCGACCAGTGATGCATTTCATCTGGTGCAGCCCGATCCGGCAGGGAGAAAGGCCATAATCGCCATCGATTCCGCACTCGAAGCAGCAGCGCTGAATGCGGCCGATATAGCAGACTGCACATACGTTAATGCCCACGGCACCAGTACGAAGTACAATGACGCAATGGAAACCGCAGCACTGAACCGTGTCTTCGGAGACGACGCCGGCAAGCTGCGGATCAGTTCAACGAAAAGCATGACGGGACACATGATCGGGGCGGCCTGCGCTGTAGAAATGTCTGTGTCTGCTCTGGCACTGACAACCGGAATTCTACCCCCCACAATTAACTACTGCACACCCGATCCGGACTGCAATCTGAACTACATTGCCAATGAATCCGTCGAAGCCGACGTCCGCTATGCAGTTAACAACAGTTTCGGATTTGGGGGGCATAACGTCTCGCTGGTGATTGGCCGGGTGGACGACCCGGAGTTGCAGCGTACCGACGACGTTTAA
- the metG gene encoding methionine--tRNA ligase, protein MTQRQLLVTAALPYANGHIHIGHLVEYIQTDIWVRFQKLRGHRVLFVCADDTHGTAIMLRARSENRSEEDLIAEMREDHLRDFTQFQIEFDNYGSTHSPENRQLCETIWKSLLDAGLVREKEVSQLFDPAAQTFLADRFVRGTCPKCQAANQPGDNCSRCGATYSPADLIDPTSTLSDAVPEMRTAMHLFIQLEPLREFLNEWTQSGRCLQPEVARYLKGHFLGSELRDWDISRPNPYFGFEIPDSPGNSWYVWFDAPIGYMASTAQWCKIHGGQLDDWWKNDRAEIHHFIGKDITYFHTLFWPGMLKTAGFSLPHRIHIHGFLTVGGEKMSKSQGTFVMASTYLNHLPPQVLRYYYAAKLSSGLDDIDLNPGELVARVNSDLVGNIVNLASRAAKFVQDGNLAEVYPDDGGLFAHAAGKADRLAELFETRHYSEAMREIMQLGDRANKYVEDSAPWVLRKDPGRADELRDVCTVALNLFRQLVVYLSPVLPELAQQTSDLLNVPIKHWDDSQVPLTGTPVSRFKHLMKRIEEKQVIAMIEESKEAFADEPTPASVPDFHPADTWKDSGEALVKEPMSSECTIDDFVKVDLRVARIIEAGYVEGADKLLHLTLSLGGGETRSVFAGIKSAYDPDSLTGRLVICVANLKPRKMKFGLSEGMVCASGTGGKEVFLLGPDDGSVPGQRVH, encoded by the coding sequence GGGTGCGATTTCAGAAACTGCGTGGCCACCGTGTTCTGTTTGTGTGTGCGGACGACACGCACGGGACGGCGATCATGTTGCGGGCTCGCAGTGAGAATCGCAGCGAAGAAGACCTCATTGCCGAGATGCGGGAGGATCATCTCCGAGACTTTACGCAGTTTCAGATCGAATTTGACAACTATGGCAGTACTCACAGTCCGGAAAATCGTCAACTTTGTGAAACAATCTGGAAGTCGCTGCTTGATGCCGGACTGGTCCGTGAGAAAGAGGTCTCGCAACTGTTCGATCCGGCAGCTCAAACATTCCTGGCTGATCGATTTGTACGAGGTACCTGTCCAAAGTGTCAGGCTGCTAATCAGCCCGGTGACAACTGCAGCAGGTGCGGAGCGACGTATTCGCCGGCAGACCTGATCGATCCGACGAGTACGCTGTCAGATGCTGTTCCCGAAATGCGTACAGCAATGCATCTGTTTATTCAGCTGGAACCATTGCGAGAGTTTCTTAACGAGTGGACTCAGTCCGGCAGATGTCTGCAGCCCGAAGTCGCCAGGTACCTTAAAGGGCATTTCCTGGGCAGTGAATTGAGAGACTGGGATATTTCGCGTCCCAATCCGTATTTCGGATTCGAAATTCCTGACAGTCCCGGTAATTCATGGTACGTCTGGTTTGATGCTCCAATCGGCTACATGGCGTCCACGGCACAGTGGTGTAAGATCCATGGTGGTCAGCTGGATGACTGGTGGAAGAACGATCGCGCAGAAATTCATCATTTCATTGGTAAAGACATCACATATTTTCACACGCTGTTCTGGCCGGGGATGCTGAAGACGGCCGGATTCAGCCTGCCTCACAGAATTCATATTCATGGATTCCTGACGGTGGGTGGTGAGAAAATGTCCAAGTCTCAGGGCACATTTGTGATGGCCTCCACTTATCTGAATCATCTGCCGCCACAGGTATTGCGTTACTACTACGCTGCTAAGTTGAGTAGCGGTCTGGACGACATTGATTTGAATCCTGGTGAACTGGTTGCCCGGGTGAATTCGGACTTGGTTGGCAACATCGTCAATTTGGCTTCGAGGGCGGCGAAATTTGTTCAGGACGGGAATCTCGCAGAGGTCTATCCGGATGACGGGGGCCTGTTTGCTCACGCTGCCGGAAAAGCCGATCGGCTGGCGGAACTGTTCGAAACCCGGCACTACAGCGAGGCAATGCGTGAAATCATGCAGTTGGGTGATCGCGCCAATAAGTACGTCGAAGATTCGGCGCCGTGGGTTTTGCGTAAGGACCCCGGGCGAGCGGACGAACTGCGGGATGTCTGTACCGTGGCGCTTAACCTTTTTCGACAATTGGTGGTTTACCTGTCACCCGTGCTTCCCGAACTGGCTCAGCAAACCAGCGATCTGCTGAATGTTCCGATCAAACACTGGGATGATTCCCAGGTTCCGCTGACAGGAACACCGGTCAGCAGATTCAAACATCTCATGAAACGAATTGAAGAGAAACAGGTCATTGCAATGATTGAAGAAAGTAAAGAAGCATTTGCGGATGAACCGACACCGGCGTCTGTGCCCGATTTTCATCCGGCTGATACGTGGAAAGATTCCGGTGAAGCACTGGTGAAGGAACCGATGAGCAGCGAATGCACCATCGATGATTTTGTGAAGGTGGATCTCCGGGTTGCCAGAATCATTGAAGCCGGTTATGTGGAGGGGGCTGATAAGCTGCTGCATCTGACACTTTCGCTGGGCGGTGGCGAGACTCGCAGTGTTTTTGCCGGAATCAAATCGGCTTATGACCCGGATTCACTCACGGGACGTCTCGTGATATGTGTGGCGAATCTCAAGCCTCGAAAAATGAAGTTTGGTCTGAGTGAGGGCATGGTGTGTGCCAGTGGAACCGGGGGAAAAGAAGTCTTTCTGCTGGGGCCCGATGACGGTTCTGTGCCGGGGCAGCGCGTGCACTGA
- a CDS encoding NADP-dependent methylenetetrahydromethanopterin/methylenetetrahydrofolate dehydrogenase: protein MQKILIQFDTDEQPATFDQVVAVDAGAEQILSYGGISEDNVEGLVHGAIFTRGPADLNNTAIFVGGSNVAAGERLAHKIGRTFFGPMRVSLMMDSNGCNTTAAAAVVAARKHVDLRGASALVLGGTGPVGQRVAQLLAGEFCKVRLASRSRERAAAVCDRIVDGREIERPEPVAASTTKESLAAAEGVDLLFAAGAAGVCFLPDGCLASIDSLKVAVDLNAVPPAGLSEIKITDKAVDRDGVLCYGALGVGAAKMQVHKQAVRELFQANDRKFDTEEIYHLALEMAGLQS, encoded by the coding sequence ATGCAGAAGATACTCATCCAATTCGACACCGATGAACAGCCAGCCACATTTGATCAGGTGGTGGCCGTTGATGCAGGTGCAGAACAAATATTGAGTTACGGAGGTATCAGCGAAGACAATGTCGAAGGGCTGGTCCACGGTGCGATCTTTACGAGGGGGCCGGCCGATCTGAATAACACGGCTATCTTTGTGGGCGGAAGCAATGTTGCTGCGGGTGAGCGACTTGCACACAAAATTGGTCGGACGTTTTTTGGACCAATGCGGGTTTCGCTGATGATGGATTCCAACGGGTGCAATACAACGGCTGCTGCTGCGGTGGTTGCAGCCAGAAAACATGTGGATCTGCGAGGTGCATCCGCTCTGGTTCTTGGCGGAACCGGGCCTGTGGGCCAGCGAGTTGCGCAACTGCTGGCCGGGGAATTCTGCAAAGTGCGGCTCGCATCACGATCCAGGGAACGTGCTGCCGCTGTTTGTGACCGGATTGTCGATGGACGTGAAATCGAGCGCCCGGAACCTGTCGCAGCATCCACGACAAAAGAATCCCTTGCGGCGGCAGAAGGTGTGGATCTGCTGTTTGCTGCGGGCGCTGCGGGTGTCTGTTTCCTTCCGGACGGTTGTCTGGCGTCGATCGATAGTCTCAAAGTTGCTGTGGATCTGAATGCGGTTCCTCCGGCAGGTCTTTCAGAAATTAAGATAACCGACAAAGCCGTCGATCGTGACGGAGTTCTGTGTTACGGTGCCTTAGGCGTTGGGGCTGCCAAGATGCAGGTCCATAAGCAGGCCGTGCGGGAACTGTTCCAGGCGAACGACAGAAAGTTTGATACAGAAGAGATTTATCATCTGGCACTGGAAATGGCAGGTCTGCAGAGTTAA
- a CDS encoding geranyl transferase has protein sequence MYLFTLADRIAGGLRRIDPARIERHRRFLLTQQLSDGGFRGREGDSDLYYTGFAVRGLAVTGGLESSTVDSTAEFLSAQEPLKLNVIDLLSWFYSVLVIQLSDGRNLLEKQPSDVIDRVAARLESLRTRDGGYAKSRGGTAGSTYHSFLVTLTWQMLGRTVPRPNALIQFLYDRQRDDGGFVEIDPMRRSGTNPTAAAIALLRDLNGLDEDIRSDVLGFLTDVVSSEGGFQANARIPFADGLSTFTGLLTAQDLGRGDMVSPDRIHQFVSSALEQEEGGFMGASWDRQADAEYTFYGLGILGLLNTDSQAGD, from the coding sequence ATGTATCTGTTTACACTGGCTGATCGGATTGCCGGAGGACTGCGTCGGATCGATCCTGCGCGAATTGAACGGCATCGACGGTTCCTGCTGACTCAGCAGTTGTCCGACGGAGGATTTCGGGGTCGTGAAGGTGACTCAGACCTGTATTACACTGGGTTTGCCGTTCGTGGCCTGGCAGTGACTGGTGGCCTGGAGTCTTCAACCGTCGATTCGACGGCAGAATTTCTGTCTGCGCAGGAGCCTCTTAAACTGAATGTGATTGACCTGCTGAGTTGGTTCTACAGTGTGCTGGTCATCCAGTTGTCCGACGGACGCAATCTGCTGGAAAAACAGCCTTCCGATGTCATTGACCGCGTTGCAGCCCGACTGGAGTCGTTACGGACCCGTGATGGTGGTTATGCAAAAAGCCGCGGTGGAACGGCGGGAAGCACCTACCATTCGTTTCTGGTCACGTTGACATGGCAGATGCTTGGCAGGACGGTTCCCCGACCGAATGCCCTGATCCAGTTTTTGTATGATCGGCAGCGGGACGATGGCGGGTTCGTGGAGATCGATCCGATGAGGCGAAGTGGCACCAACCCGACAGCTGCCGCGATTGCCCTTCTCCGTGACCTGAACGGGCTGGACGAAGATATCAGATCAGACGTGCTGGGCTTCCTGACAGACGTTGTCAGCAGCGAAGGTGGTTTTCAGGCGAATGCTCGTATTCCCTTTGCAGATGGTCTGTCGACGTTTACCGGTCTGTTGACTGCACAGGACCTGGGACGAGGAGACATGGTCTCTCCGGATCGGATTCATCAATTCGTGTCAAGCGCACTGGAACAGGAAGAAGGTGGGTTCATGGGGGCCAGCTGGGACCGACAGGCCGATGCCGAGTACACGTTTTATGGCCTGGGAATTTTGGGCCTGCTGAACACTGATTCACAGGCCGGTGACTGA
- a CDS encoding ABC transporter ATP-binding protein/permease, with translation MPSIQNSNQKPSGHRNSSRVRFNEYRDRVRSKEQTGGKLHSSGSGRSRRERIRTARELVRRFFGLLIPFRWQVVGILVSLTVATALALIPPAGTKFVVDYVLTDHALPSLIASEFPGFTDRRTLLTITVITVIVVSLCRIAIHIWGRWYATRITKRIQLDVRRRVFEHAIRLPLHRVQEIRSGGVASILREDGGSVGELVFGLLYNPWRAIIQLAGSLLILAWVDWTLLLGALVLLPLVYFTHHTWISRIRPQFRAIRKQREFIDAGAAEAFAGMRIVRAFSRQHREAGRFILENNLMARKELFAWWWMRSVEMVWESMIPLTSAALIFYGGWRVIDGALTVGDLMMFLVYLLMLLQPLAILAQSATQFQNSLSGLDRILDLLDEPQEMLPVSNSVRVRPHDVVGRIVFENVTFQYPGADEPALKNINLDAAPGQVVALVGPSGSGKTTLCNLIARFYDPQSGTVKLDGRDLRDYDVESFRSLLGVVEQDVFLFDGTIAENINYANRNASVEQVLAAAQAAHANEFIDRLKDGLNTLIGERGVRLSGGQRQRLAIARAILANPRLLILDEATSNLDTESERLIQASLTGLMRNRTSFVIAHRLSTIAGADVICVVEHGRIVQTGTHEELMAGGGRYRLMMEEQVRMATPTGSRSVIVPKA, from the coding sequence ATGCCAAGCATACAGAACAGCAATCAGAAACCGTCAGGTCACCGAAACAGCAGTCGGGTTCGCTTTAACGAATACCGCGATCGTGTCAGATCCAAAGAACAGACGGGAGGCAAACTGCACTCGTCCGGTTCGGGGCGCAGTCGTCGGGAAAGAATTCGCACAGCCAGGGAACTGGTCCGAAGGTTCTTTGGACTACTGATTCCATTTCGCTGGCAGGTTGTCGGGATCCTTGTTTCATTAACCGTTGCCACCGCGCTGGCGCTGATTCCACCAGCCGGGACCAAGTTCGTTGTCGACTACGTGTTGACAGATCACGCATTACCATCACTGATTGCATCCGAATTTCCAGGTTTCACGGACCGCAGAACGTTGCTGACGATCACTGTGATCACCGTGATTGTCGTGTCACTGTGCAGGATTGCCATTCACATTTGGGGCCGATGGTATGCTACACGCATTACCAAACGGATTCAGCTGGATGTCAGACGGCGTGTGTTTGAACATGCGATACGCTTGCCCCTTCACCGAGTACAGGAAATTCGATCCGGAGGGGTAGCGTCCATCCTGCGGGAAGACGGAGGAAGTGTCGGCGAATTAGTCTTCGGACTGCTGTACAATCCGTGGCGAGCCATCATTCAGCTTGCCGGCAGCCTGCTGATTTTGGCGTGGGTGGACTGGACACTGTTGCTGGGGGCACTTGTCCTGCTGCCGCTGGTCTATTTTACTCATCATACCTGGATTTCCCGCATCCGTCCTCAGTTTCGGGCGATCCGCAAACAACGTGAATTTATTGACGCCGGTGCCGCCGAGGCATTTGCCGGAATGCGAATCGTACGCGCTTTCAGTCGACAACACCGTGAAGCCGGACGATTCATTCTCGAAAACAACCTCATGGCGCGCAAGGAACTGTTCGCCTGGTGGTGGATGAGAAGCGTTGAAATGGTCTGGGAGTCTATGATTCCGCTCACAAGCGCCGCGCTGATTTTTTACGGTGGCTGGCGGGTCATTGACGGTGCTCTGACCGTGGGCGACCTCATGATGTTCCTCGTCTACCTGCTGATGCTTCTGCAGCCACTGGCGATTCTGGCTCAAAGTGCAACTCAGTTTCAAAACAGTCTCAGCGGCCTGGATCGCATCCTCGATCTGCTGGATGAACCGCAGGAAATGCTGCCAGTGTCCAACTCCGTTCGGGTCCGTCCCCACGATGTGGTTGGAAGAATTGTGTTTGAAAACGTGACGTTTCAGTATCCGGGCGCTGACGAACCGGCCCTGAAGAACATTAATCTGGACGCTGCTCCCGGACAGGTGGTCGCGTTGGTTGGTCCCAGCGGATCGGGAAAAACCACACTGTGTAATCTGATCGCCCGATTCTACGACCCGCAGTCGGGAACAGTAAAACTGGATGGACGGGATCTGCGTGACTACGATGTGGAATCATTCCGCAGTCTGCTGGGCGTGGTCGAGCAGGATGTATTTCTCTTCGACGGGACAATCGCCGAAAACATTAACTATGCCAACCGGAACGCATCTGTGGAACAGGTGCTGGCGGCCGCCCAAGCAGCCCACGCCAACGAATTCATCGACCGTCTCAAAGACGGGTTGAACACGCTGATCGGCGAACGTGGCGTTCGACTAAGCGGCGGCCAGCGTCAGCGACTGGCCATAGCGCGTGCCATTCTTGCGAATCCACGCCTGCTGATCCTTGATGAAGCCACAAGCAATCTTGACACCGAAAGTGAGCGTCTGATCCAGGCCAGCCTGACCGGGCTAATGCGCAATCGCACAAGTTTTGTAATCGCACACCGACTCAGCACTATTGCCGGTGCCGACGTCATCTGTGTTGTGGAACACGGACGTATTGTTCAGACCGGAACACACGAGGAACTGATGGCAGGGGGTGGTCGGTACCGTTTGATGATGGAAGAACAGGTTCGAATGGCAACACCAACGGGGTCCCGGTCCGTGATTGTCCCGAAAGCCTGA
- a CDS encoding helix-hairpin-helix domain-containing protein has translation MSDTVDDHIDGPSRACLTEHPAVENDVSDSGQHRFLTGCVFAALLYLTGQWFWLSMQRPDPLPWHQGTSFQKFFRVDINSATWVEWIQLRGIGETMAHRIVADREFNGPFTSIEDLRRVDGIGPSTLDRIRPWLTIGHAKHTEQQSETVRSPKQQSGSL, from the coding sequence ATGAGTGACACAGTCGATGATCATATTGACGGGCCTTCACGGGCCTGCCTCACAGAGCACCCGGCGGTGGAAAATGATGTTTCTGATTCCGGTCAACACCGTTTTCTGACCGGCTGTGTGTTTGCGGCACTGTTGTATTTGACCGGTCAATGGTTCTGGCTCAGCATGCAGCGTCCGGATCCGCTTCCGTGGCACCAAGGGACCTCATTCCAGAAATTCTTTCGAGTCGACATCAACAGTGCAACATGGGTAGAGTGGATCCAGCTCAGAGGAATCGGTGAGACGATGGCTCACAGAATCGTCGCAGACCGCGAATTCAACGGACCGTTTACTTCAATTGAAGATCTGCGGCGCGTCGATGGAATCGGCCCCTCGACGCTCGACCGGATCCGCCCCTGGCTTACAATCGGTCATGCCAAGCATACAGAACAGCAATCAGAAACCGTCAGGTCACCGAAACAGCAGTCGGGTTCGCTTTAA
- a CDS encoding BON domain-containing protein, which yields MRKYGKWLLVLAVLTAVPAVASADGLTDNLQQLSAAGNPAQKNLNQQHAERVKATLQKAQIDGYGISIEVNGGVVKLKGKVREPGHVARAEKVCQQLSGTTRVVNELKYVSKRRTRSGLNTFFSRLKGRQTQQKQAAQPNRQAAQPNRQAAQPFVQVKSEVPSGPSNQQIAEQVGQSLSQAGLAGQDIGIRYQNGVVTLNGNVDSVTRHSAAEQAARKVTGVVDVKNQLNVTQPAPQYAQQTQPVSHEQRFTTAGFVQPVQIPASAEMGQASPPMSQVSAGPAAIGGAGVFSHPQLPNHAWPAYAQYPNSAAVTYPTQYSASAFPYIGPFYPYPQVPLGWRDARLQWDDGFWNLNFNKPQSVWDILYSPGGK from the coding sequence ATGCGAAAGTATGGTAAATGGTTATTGGTTCTGGCTGTCCTTACAGCGGTTCCCGCTGTTGCCAGCGCGGACGGATTGACAGACAACCTTCAACAATTGTCTGCGGCGGGTAATCCAGCTCAGAAGAATCTCAATCAACAGCATGCAGAACGCGTCAAAGCAACTCTGCAAAAGGCTCAGATTGATGGCTACGGTATCAGTATCGAAGTCAATGGTGGAGTCGTAAAGCTGAAAGGCAAGGTCCGGGAACCTGGACATGTCGCTCGGGCTGAAAAAGTTTGTCAGCAACTGTCCGGGACTACTCGTGTAGTCAACGAACTGAAATACGTGTCGAAACGCCGCACTCGTTCCGGACTGAATACATTTTTCAGCCGCCTGAAAGGACGGCAAACGCAGCAGAAACAGGCGGCGCAACCCAACAGGCAGGCGGCGCAACCCAACAGGCAGGCGGCGCAGCCGTTCGTGCAGGTCAAATCCGAAGTACCGTCCGGTCCCAGCAATCAGCAAATCGCAGAACAGGTCGGTCAATCACTCAGTCAGGCCGGTCTTGCCGGACAGGATATTGGAATTCGATACCAAAACGGTGTCGTCACACTTAACGGCAACGTGGATTCTGTCACACGTCACAGTGCCGCAGAACAGGCAGCACGCAAAGTGACAGGTGTTGTGGACGTAAAAAACCAATTGAATGTGACTCAACCGGCTCCGCAGTATGCTCAGCAGACACAACCTGTGTCACATGAACAACGATTCACCACTGCAGGGTTCGTCCAGCCAGTTCAAATTCCGGCATCAGCTGAAATGGGTCAGGCGTCACCTCCAATGAGTCAGGTTTCGGCGGGACCAGCCGCAATAGGTGGTGCCGGTGTGTTCTCCCATCCGCAGCTTCCCAACCACGCCTGGCCGGCTTACGCTCAGTATCCGAACTCGGCTGCCGTAACCTATCCGACACAGTACAGTGCCAGTGCGTTCCCGTACATTGGCCCGTTTTACCCTTATCCCCAAGTTCCACTGGGATGGCGTGATGCCAGACTGCAGTGGGACGACGGTTTCTGGAATCTCAATTTTAACAAGCCACAGAGCGTTTGGGACATACTGTACAGTCCCGGCGGAAAATGA
- a CDS encoding Uma2 family endonuclease: MITGLMTAGEFTETRHTFPEGGRWHELHSGRPVLLESPNDEHGTIVLNLSRAVARWLSDQTSEFSGYAAHDVGMLVETAPDTVLMPPISYFDQGQRFGQSDLTIATLVPRLVVEIASSNDRRQLMRERTLMFLNHGVECVWIADPFKREVQVLNRGEHTLVLSDQKIVKGGDQLPGFEVSIAELFAQPDWWKQM, encoded by the coding sequence ATGATTACGGGACTCATGACAGCCGGAGAGTTTACTGAAACCAGGCACACCTTTCCGGAAGGTGGTCGCTGGCATGAACTGCACTCAGGTCGACCGGTGTTGCTGGAGTCTCCCAATGATGAACACGGCACGATTGTTCTGAACCTTTCCCGGGCTGTGGCCCGGTGGTTGAGCGATCAAACTTCGGAATTCTCGGGTTATGCCGCGCACGACGTTGGCATGCTTGTGGAGACTGCTCCCGACACAGTCCTGATGCCGCCAATCAGCTATTTCGACCAGGGTCAACGGTTTGGACAGTCTGATCTGACGATTGCCACTCTGGTACCAAGGCTGGTGGTGGAAATTGCGTCATCGAACGACCGACGACAGTTGATGAGAGAACGGACACTGATGTTTCTGAACCACGGTGTGGAATGTGTATGGATCGCAGATCCATTCAAGCGGGAGGTTCAGGTTCTTAACCGGGGTGAACACACCTTGGTGCTGAGTGACCAGAAAATTGTCAAAGGCGGTGACCAGTTGCCTGGGTTTGAAGTGAGTATTGCTGAACTGTTTGCTCAACCTGACTGGTGGAAGCAAATGTGA
- a CDS encoding SMP-30/gluconolactonase/LRE family protein, producing the protein MIKQFTVILGLNLLFMFESSAVDESVPSRLIPDDARLETLWEEGGFTEGVAAGPDGLMYFSDFAQPFDARPARIMKFDPKTGDIAIHSNDSKMANGLMFDRHGRLLACCASPLGGKRALVEVLSDGSLKTIVDRFNGRRFNSPNDIVIDRRGRIYFSDPKYVGPEKMELQSMDVYRLDPDGSLRRATSEITKPNGVMLSPDGKTLYVAETDNGTDQAESVTDAQIGRMTLNAFPVACDGTLGNKHVIVDFGSETGIDGMTVDTSGRIYAAVRSAEKFAVVVFDPDGNELARIRTPTLPTNCCFGVGKELQTLYITAGGGLYRIRINATGHHSATARS; encoded by the coding sequence GTGATCAAACAGTTCACCGTCATACTGGGTCTGAATCTGCTTTTTATGTTTGAATCTTCAGCTGTCGATGAATCTGTACCGTCCAGACTGATTCCGGACGATGCTCGTCTTGAGACGCTGTGGGAAGAAGGAGGATTCACAGAAGGTGTGGCTGCAGGTCCCGACGGCCTGATGTACTTCAGTGATTTTGCTCAGCCCTTTGACGCTCGACCTGCAAGAATCATGAAGTTTGACCCAAAGACGGGCGACATCGCCATCCACTCAAACGACAGTAAAATGGCCAACGGCCTGATGTTTGACCGCCACGGGCGACTGCTTGCCTGTTGCGCCTCACCGCTGGGAGGCAAACGAGCCCTGGTCGAAGTTCTCTCAGACGGATCGCTCAAAACGATTGTCGACCGGTTTAACGGCAGGCGTTTTAATTCACCCAATGACATCGTCATTGATCGCCGCGGTCGAATTTACTTCAGTGACCCAAAATATGTGGGACCGGAGAAGATGGAACTACAGTCGATGGATGTGTATCGACTGGACCCTGACGGCTCACTGAGACGGGCTACGTCAGAGATTACAAAACCAAACGGTGTCATGCTTTCCCCCGATGGAAAAACGCTGTATGTCGCCGAAACCGACAACGGGACCGATCAGGCGGAATCTGTCACCGATGCTCAGATCGGCCGAATGACACTCAATGCCTTTCCTGTCGCCTGTGACGGCACGCTCGGAAACAAACACGTCATCGTGGATTTTGGCAGCGAAACAGGAATCGACGGCATGACAGTGGACACCTCCGGGCGCATCTACGCAGCAGTCCGGTCAGCAGAGAAATTTGCTGTCGTGGTTTTTGATCCTGACGGTAATGAACTGGCAAGGATCAGGACCCCCACACTTCCCACAAATTGTTGTTTCGGCGTTGGGAAAGAACTGCAAACTCTCTACATCACTGCAGGAGGCGGTTTGTACAGGATTCGCATCAACGCAACCGGTCATCATTCTGCAACTGCCCGTTCGTAA